In the genome of Candida albicans SC5314 chromosome 6, complete sequence, the window attcttttcttcccaaaacttttaaatctttgatacattctaataattctgGTGTACATAATTTAAGTTTACTCAAGATTTTCCATTCGTGGTCATggtcatcgtcatcattaTCGTCATCTTTTGGTGCTGGTAagtcaaatttatttaaagatcctaattgatttatagGATCATcttgtttaataaaatcCATTATAGGCATGGTATGAAATAATGTATAATCACCTTCTTGATAACCTTGTCTTTGTCTTTGACTACTAAATTTCTCAGgattaaaaattttagcttcattattttgtttactTTCGTTACCACCACCCAATTCTTCGAAAACTTCTTTTGGATCTAATAATCGAGGATCTAATTTTTTAGGAGCTTTAAATCCTttacaaacaacaaaaatttctGCTGATACATTACGTGATGCTGGTGGTTTAGTAGcttcaactttttcaaataattgttgGAATACCCacattaaattattataatctCTTGATCGGAAAATTTTGGTGACAAATGTCCCACCAGCAGTTAAATTCTCAACCGCCAATTTCAATGCTTGTAAAGTTAATTGAGATTGTGTAAAAGCATCTTGAACCCAACCAAGACCAACATTAGGTGCACCATCATGTAATACAGTATCGGCTTTCCAAGTTTTCATATGACCTCGTAATCGACTTCGACAATCTTCAGTAGTAATATCAGATTGAAATGTGATTACATTAGGTAATGGTTTAATAGGAACAATATCAACTccaataattaatgaattaatcGGACATAATTGTGATGCTACTTGACACCATGAACCTGGTGCAGCACATAAATCAATGACAACTTTGgatttttctaaaaaatggccatatttttcattaatttgaatgattttaaatgatgaaCGTGCTCTATAccctttttctttggcaagataataatatctATCTAAACGACCTTTACTATgcttcttttgttgtttacCCATAGTCAGCTAAAATGGTTTAAGAAAGGAAAGGAGTTTATCAATGAATGAAAGTAAAtttgttgtaaaaaaaaaaaaaaaaaaaattggaatgatgatgatgatgatgagatgagtttaataatttttttttctttttgacTGTTCTACACGACTAATAATCTTTAATTCCTCCAACCATTAATTAAGAAAGGTtgtacaacaacaacaacaacaacaattagaTGTTTATTCATGATATACATACATCAACTACAGAACTTTTTTggggaggggggggggggcTCCTTTCTCTAGAAGCAACTAAATTCATTGGCAGAATCTTGCATATTTAATTgtaaaatttcatcaaaatcttttttagaataattaaattgttgatttttatcattaaataattcattatttttattatcaatttcatttaataaaatttgtaaaattttataacttgaatcatttaattgtaaaagttttgatttttcaaatacaagtaaaataaaatttgcatctaattttaaattaacATAAGCTAATGACAGTTTTAAAAGTATTTGACGAGTATTATcaagaatatttttcaataaattcaattgtaattcattaataattgtgACAAATACTTCTTCATTAGTTAATGGTTTGATCTTATTGATAAGTTTaacaaaatgaattaaaatCTCATAAACAAATCCATCAACTTTTAAAACTTGTGGTGAAGTATAACTAATATTAGTTCCTTTGGCTTTGGCTTTGGCTTTGGCTTTGGCACCAGTGGTGGTatggaaaaatttattgacaGTTTGAGcaatatataatttttcaatatttaaaatatcatcaattatgGTTAAACTTgctttatcaatatcagcaaataatttcaaattttgtttcagTAAATCTTTATcgaaaaatttatcaaattgtaataataattccggataaattattcttgataatttatcaaaattattcattgtcaaaattttgaaaacttgtAAATTTTTAGCATTAGAATCATCCATATTGTTTGAAGATTGTTGACTAATTTGACGATctaaattatatttcttcatcatagaatcaacaataatatttaaACTTCtcataaattgaatttcaatAGAAACTAACATTCTTTTACTAGGATAAACGGCAACAACATTATAATCCGATGATTGATCATGAATTACTAAATTAGAAATCTTCAACAAAACatataattgataacaTTGAATGACATTCATTAATTTAGTACATTTAGCATTAccactattattattattattcttattcttattgttgttgttattatgtttgttattttgtttatctaAAGTCCAATCTTCTAATTCATAAAATTGTGAACAATCATTAACCCAGGTGGCACATATTGcttcaagaattttttgattgatttttgtcgatgaatttttcaaacttttCATCACTTTATTAGTTTCAGAATATTGACTAATATTACCTATTGTACCAACAAAATTCccaaaattattgataattttattaacaatacgattgatttttgttaAATGATATATAGTTGATAAAGAATTTGTATAATAAGGaacaaattgtttataatttttagGTGAACTTTCCAATGGATTAgaattattcttttctttattattattattattattattattattattttcatcatcaaataaagCCATCATGATTACAACAActttattaatcaattcaatggCTGAATCTCTGATTTTCCCCTGACTGTCTATCCCCAATTTAATATAATGAACATAATTATTaagaaattttaaaagatttgataaaaccatattatccaaataatttataaaattaaataatactaaCCATGCTTCATTAATAAGACTTAAATCTAATGAATCATTACTTTCAAATGCTTCTTTaataatcattaatttgttttctccATTTATAGTAGcagaattgatttcatctttataagtatcatatttttcattaatataattgatatgTGAACCTTCTCTTCTTTCGGGATTTAATGAAccaatataatcaattaatttattttgcaTAAGTAAAAATTTactatcaaatttttccacttgatattcaaaatctttatcaatggcttcaatttgtttagtCAAAAAATCAGCAATAggatttttcattttatcaTCAAGATTTAATCGTGATAAATTATCTACTAATGACATAAattttgatgttgattGAGTTTTACTAGCTTCATGAtctaatgataaaaattcttgataaattttattcCTATAATTATGAGCTATAgtatcaatttctttgaaaactttCAGAATTAATGTTAATTGTAATTTCCGATCATCTTCTATGGTTCGAAGTGCTTGGTCATTTTTACCATTGATATTATCATGAGtcaattttaaaacttGATCTCGATATCTATTATTAAGTACACTTAAAAATCGATCTTTATCATGAATATATCGATTATAATcatcaatgaatttttcattattattaagtGATAATGAATGAACTAAACTATTGggtaaatcaaaaaaattttgattggCTTTAGTGAATTCAATCATTTTAACAACTTTATCTTCTTTAGCTTTACTTTCAATAATAGGTTGAATCATTGATGATGTATTGGCTTGTAAACtattaatattatcttCAAGTTCAGCTGTAAGTCCTTCTTTATTAGTTAAATTTCGTCTTTGGGGATTAAACACTCTACTACTAGCACGATCTTGTTGAGCTTTAGTTTTCAGTTTCATAAAATCAATCATGGCATTATCGATTTTCCATTTAGTATTAATAAAATGTATAGAATTagattcaattatttttttcaaatcttcatTATATTTATGAACTTGATGTTCAAATTGAGATAAAGATTTCTTGGAATCTCGTATGGCTTGAGATTTAGATGTGTCttgtttaataattaaatcca includes:
- the SEC5 gene encoding exocyst subunit (Predicted exocyst component; ortholog of S. cerevisiae Sec5p; merged with orf19.75 in Assembly 21) — translated: MFDLNASDEELKSKYGLRNMHPTDIGDVTYFDTPIPEDLSDLTPQQQYELLIKLVDLNQPSPSQAGDANILLDLIIKQDTSKSQAIRDSKKSLSQFEHQVHKYNEDLKKIIESNSIHFINTKWKIDNAMIDFMKSKTKAQQDRASSRVFNPQRRNLTNKEGLTAELEDNINSLQANTSSMIQPIIESKAKEDKVVKMIEFTKANQNFFDLPNSLVHSLSLNNNEKFIDDYNRYIHDKDRFLSVLNNRYRDQVLKLTHDNINGKNDQALRTIEDDRKLQLTLISKVFKEIDTIAHNYRNKIYQEFLSLDHEASKTQSTSKFMSLVDNLSRLNLDDKMKNPIADFLTKQIEAIDKDFEYQVEKFDSKFLLMQNKLIDYIGSLNPERREGSHINYINEKYDTYKDEINSATINGENKLMIIKEAFESNDSLDLSLINEAWLVLFNFINYLDNMVLSNLLKFLNNYVHYIKLGIDSQGKIRDSAIELINKVVVIMMALFDDENNNNNNNNNNKEKNNSNPLESSPKNYKQFVPYYTNSLSTIYHLTKINRIVNKIINNFGNFVGTIGNISQYSETNKVMKSLKNSSTKINQKILEAICATWVNDCSQFYELEDWTLDKQNNKHNNNNNKNKNNNNNSGNAKCTKLMNVIQCYQLYVLLKISNLVIHDQSSDYNVVAVYPSKRMLVSIEIQFMRSLNIIVDSMMKKYNLDRQISQQSSNNMDDSNAKNLQVFKILTMNNFDKLSRIIYPELLLQFDKFFDKDLSKQNLKLFADIDKASLTIIDDILNIEKLYIAQTVNKFFHTTTGAKAKAKAKAKGTNISYTSPQVLKVDGFVYEILIHFVKLINKIKPLTNEEVFVTIINELQLNLLKNILDNTRQILLKSSLAYVNLKLDANFILLVFEKSKLLQLNDSSYKILQILLNEIDNKNNELFNDKNQQFNYSKKDFDEILQLNMQDSANEFSCF